A genome region from Lactobacillus sp. ESL0791 includes the following:
- the hrcA gene encoding heat-inducible transcriptional repressor HrcA — protein sequence MLTERQELILKTIINDFTQTHDPVGSKTVMKQLPIKVSSATIRNEMAVLEEQGLIEKTHSSSGRIPSTSGYRYYLDNLVEPLRLPESVYEQIVNQLDRPFHQVNEIVQEAAKILSDLTNYTAFAEGPESNDLKVTGFRIVPLSNRQVMAILVTSDGNVQNQVYPLPYRVNGDEIERAVRMINDELVGKSLKEITPTLLKEKLGGNIRGEHVSELINLIEDVLKDAASDQMYVDGRINLLNNTAESNVQQLRSLYELVDRDDVIADLMDMGISSNGRYPIRVSLGSELPNDLLKDYSLLTAEYSVGSHGKGVIALLGPTSMPYSQVIALLEYFRNELAKKLLDYYGRFQ from the coding sequence ATGTTGACCGAGCGTCAAGAACTTATTTTAAAAACAATTATTAATGATTTTACCCAGACACATGATCCGGTGGGATCGAAAACCGTGATGAAGCAGTTGCCGATTAAGGTATCAAGTGCGACAATCCGCAATGAGATGGCTGTGCTTGAGGAACAGGGCTTAATTGAAAAAACACACTCATCCAGCGGTCGCATCCCGTCAACTAGTGGTTATCGCTATTATCTTGATAATTTAGTTGAGCCGCTGCGTTTACCCGAATCGGTTTACGAGCAGATTGTTAATCAGCTTGACCGGCCGTTTCATCAAGTTAACGAGATTGTGCAGGAAGCAGCTAAGATTCTGTCGGATTTAACCAATTACACGGCGTTTGCAGAGGGACCGGAGAGTAATGACTTAAAGGTTACTGGCTTTAGGATTGTTCCCTTGTCCAACCGGCAGGTGATGGCAATTCTGGTAACAAGTGATGGTAACGTGCAGAATCAGGTTTATCCGCTTCCATACCGGGTTAATGGCGATGAAATTGAACGAGCAGTTCGCATGATTAATGATGAACTGGTCGGTAAAAGTTTGAAAGAAATTACGCCGACATTGCTGAAAGAAAAATTGGGCGGCAATATTCGTGGTGAACATGTGAGTGAATTAATCAACTTGATTGAGGACGTCTTGAAAGATGCGGCAAGCGATCAGATGTATGTCGATGGTCGGATCAACCTACTCAATAACACCGCTGAAAGCAATGTGCAGCAGTTACGTTCATTATATGAATTGGTTGATCGCGATGATGTGATTGCGGATTTGATGGACATGGGCATTAGTTCCAACGGACGTTATCCGATACGGGTCAGCCTCGGATCAGAATTGCCGAATGACCTGTTGAAAGATTACAGCCTGTTAACCGCTGAATACAGCGTTGGCTCACATGGTAAAGGCGTAATTGCCTTGCTGGGTCCGACAAGCATGCCGTATTCGCAGGTAATTGCATTGCTTGAGTATTTTAGAAATGAATTAGCTAAAAAGTTGCTTGATTATTACGGTAGATTTCAATAG
- the ribF gene encoding riboflavin biosynthesis protein RibF, producing the protein MEIIDLTYPFKEKILPKKLILALGFFDGVHLGHQHLIALAKQEAKKKNLPVAVMTFDRHPKEVYQGKNVLYIDNLNEKAYKMKKLGVDYLLVMHFNDAFSKLTAQEFVDNVLVKLQADTVIAGFDYTYGPKNVANMKNFPKFAKGRFKIIEVPEQTYDDKKIGSTEIKTAIQNGQMELACELLGGPYVMSGIVGHGLRNGHKLGFPTVNLVWQGKKVLPKIGVYATKTKILGKWYDSMTSVGYNVTIHQGRKIFIESNLFGFNQEAYDQPVVIKWYKYTRGEIKFTNLADLHEQMMKDKQEIETYFAQQK; encoded by the coding sequence GTGGAAATTATTGATTTAACGTATCCATTTAAAGAAAAAATACTACCAAAGAAATTGATACTTGCTTTGGGATTTTTTGATGGGGTCCATTTAGGGCACCAACATTTAATTGCCCTTGCAAAGCAAGAGGCCAAAAAGAAGAACTTGCCGGTGGCTGTGATGACGTTTGACCGGCACCCAAAAGAAGTCTATCAAGGAAAAAACGTTCTTTACATTGATAATCTAAACGAAAAAGCCTATAAGATGAAGAAGTTAGGCGTTGATTACCTGCTCGTTATGCATTTCAATGATGCTTTTAGCAAGTTGACAGCCCAAGAATTTGTTGATAATGTGCTTGTCAAGCTGCAGGCGGATACGGTAATTGCCGGCTTTGATTATACTTATGGGCCGAAAAATGTTGCCAATATGAAGAATTTCCCTAAGTTTGCCAAGGGTCGCTTCAAGATTATTGAAGTGCCCGAACAAACTTATGATGATAAAAAAATTGGCTCAACCGAAATTAAAACGGCAATCCAAAACGGACAAATGGAACTGGCATGCGAACTGTTAGGTGGACCCTATGTGATGAGCGGCATAGTTGGTCATGGGCTAAGAAATGGCCATAAGTTAGGATTTCCCACGGTTAACCTAGTTTGGCAGGGGAAAAAAGTTCTTCCTAAAATTGGCGTTTATGCAACTAAAACCAAAATCCTAGGTAAGTGGTATGATTCGATGACAAGTGTGGGTTATAACGTGACAATTCATCAGGGCCGAAAAATTTTTATCGAATCAAACTTATTTGGGTTTAATCAGGAAGCCTATGATCAACCTGTGGTCATTAAGTGGTATAAATATACCCGAGGTGAAATAAAGTTTACTAACCTAGCTGATTTGCATGAACAAATGATGAAAGATAAGCAAGAAATTGAAACCTACTTTGCACAACAAAAATAA
- the truB gene encoding tRNA pseudouridine(55) synthase TruB produces MLNGILVIDKDEGMTSADVVYHLRKALHIKKIGHAGTLDPDVTGVLPIAIGQATKLIELMHTKNKQYQGEGLFGYSTDSYDISGQVLEQKSLTSPLLAEQIQEQMTTFTGEITQVPPIYSAVRVNGKHLYEYARAGIEVERPKRQVTVQSYRLLGEPKFDGEKGQEAFGFVIECSKGTYVRSLVNDLGAKLGVPAVMTKLRRTASSGFTLAQAVKLDQVIAQPERITDWLQPLDNFFREYEQVDLRPELWLKVKNGAAISLTNGAEKLALRYNNKVKAIYQKKGTLYVPALMLLQNE; encoded by the coding sequence ATGTTAAATGGAATCTTAGTAATTGACAAGGATGAGGGCATGACCAGTGCCGATGTGGTTTACCATCTGCGCAAAGCCCTGCATATCAAAAAAATCGGGCATGCAGGAACGCTTGATCCAGATGTAACAGGAGTTTTGCCGATTGCGATTGGTCAGGCAACCAAATTAATTGAACTGATGCATACGAAAAACAAACAGTACCAGGGTGAAGGATTATTTGGTTATTCAACGGACAGTTATGATATTTCAGGTCAGGTCCTGGAGCAAAAAAGCCTGACTAGTCCCTTATTGGCTGAACAAATTCAGGAGCAAATGACCACCTTTACGGGAGAAATTACCCAAGTTCCGCCCATTTATTCTGCTGTTAGGGTTAACGGCAAGCATTTATACGAATACGCACGTGCAGGAATTGAGGTGGAACGGCCCAAGAGGCAGGTAACGGTTCAATCTTACCGGCTTCTTGGTGAACCAAAATTTGATGGTGAGAAAGGCCAGGAAGCTTTTGGTTTTGTAATTGAATGCAGCAAAGGGACCTATGTTCGTTCTCTCGTCAATGACTTAGGCGCAAAGCTTGGTGTTCCCGCCGTGATGACTAAGTTACGCAGAACTGCGAGTTCGGGTTTTACACTTGCTCAGGCTGTTAAATTAGACCAGGTTATTGCCCAACCTGAAAGAATCACTGACTGGCTGCAGCCACTTGATAATTTTTTTCGGGAATACGAGCAAGTAGATTTAAGGCCGGAGTTGTGGTTAAAAGTTAAAAATGGTGCAGCAATTTCGCTCACAAACGGTGCAGAAAAATTGGCATTAAGATACAATAATAAGGTTAAGGCAATTTATCAAAAAAAGGGTACGCTTTATGTACCCGCATTAATGCTCTTGCAAAATGAATAA
- a CDS encoding ribosome-binding factor A, with the protein MKHRIGRVEGEILRELTKILRKNIRDPRVKDVTLTAVECTNDLSYATIYYSLLTEDAEKEQEAAIGLEKAKGMMRHLLGQVLTVYKVPELIFKRDTSVKYGSKIDRLIAEVKKQDAERNN; encoded by the coding sequence ATGAAACATAGAATTGGTCGTGTTGAAGGCGAAATTCTTCGTGAATTAACTAAAATACTCCGTAAGAATATTCGGGATCCTAGGGTAAAAGATGTCACGCTTACTGCTGTTGAATGCACTAATGACCTGTCTTATGCAACAATTTATTATAGTTTGCTGACAGAAGATGCAGAAAAAGAACAAGAAGCAGCGATAGGGTTGGAAAAAGCCAAAGGAATGATGCGGCACCTGCTGGGACAGGTTTTGACCGTTTATAAAGTTCCTGAGCTTATTTTTAAGCGCGATACTTCTGTTAAATATGGTAGTAAGATTGACCGCTTGATTGCTGAAGTAAAAAAGCAGGATGCAGAGCGGAATAATTAA
- the infB gene encoding translation initiation factor IF-2, protein MTKTRIYTIAKELGIDNKVVVEKAKKLGFDVTNHMSSLDEAQVNQLKGSFQTSAPAKKEEKTSKESTGKKDSKIKISVTSIRKNEKVRETNNKQGNNRRRNNRQRNDRRNRNQNRQQEGKRRSERQEVKKPAARDLLNQLKQKQRVEETELNQQATRAKKEYHNQLNNSGKSKTEPTEAKKATTNASTKTEKASEKVIGPKILKPSPARMKQNQSTPRRNNAHTNINKTVEAPEPVKDKENRRGNGHDRSHNFGKPGRKGQNQFSNNGNNTNHSDRKERRKRKNKRRQAEQQPKKQLTQRKERPLPETLVYEEGMNAQDLGKILHREPAELVKKLFMLGIMTNQNQSLDKDTIELLAAEYGINAEEKVHEDISDIDNLYDKQMQASKKSKNQIKRPPVVTIMGHVDHGKTTLLDRLRHTHVSAHEAGGITQKIGAYQVRVDNHLITFLDTPGHAAFSNMRERGAEITDIVVLVVAADDGVMPQTIEAIDHAKSAQVPIIVAINKIDAPGANPKHVTEELMKYNLIPEDYGGDTIFVNISAKTGENVDDLLQMILLQADVMELQADPKQPAIGTVIEARLSRGRGPVTDLLVQQGTLHTGDPVVVGNRYGRVRVMTNDRGRQVEKATPSMPVEITGLNDVPESADKLVVFEDEKTARSVGEQRAQNALQKSRENVQHVTLDNLFDTMKRENMKEVGIVLKADVQGSVEALQQSLEKIEVEGVRVNIIHAGVGAINESDVTLAGASNAFIIGFNVRPTVTAKSQAETDGVDIRLYSIIYKAIDDVKAAMQGMLEPTYEDTVTGTLTVRELWKVSKVGTIAGSFVDSGYITRDSSVHLIRDGVVIYTGKIASLKRFKDDAKKVKQGYDCGLTIEGYNDIKVDDQLEAFEKQEVKPK, encoded by the coding sequence ATGACTAAAACAAGAATTTATACAATAGCAAAAGAATTAGGCATCGACAATAAAGTTGTGGTCGAAAAGGCAAAGAAGCTGGGCTTTGATGTTACAAACCACATGTCCTCGCTGGATGAAGCACAAGTAAATCAACTAAAAGGCAGTTTTCAAACCTCCGCTCCAGCCAAGAAAGAAGAAAAGACAAGTAAGGAAAGTACCGGCAAGAAAGACAGCAAGATTAAGATTTCTGTTACCTCAATTCGCAAGAACGAGAAGGTTCGCGAAACAAATAATAAGCAAGGAAATAATCGCCGCCGCAACAACCGCCAGCGCAATGACCGTCGTAATCGCAACCAAAATCGGCAGCAAGAGGGAAAGCGGCGGTCTGAGCGTCAAGAAGTGAAGAAGCCGGCAGCACGTGATTTGCTTAACCAACTGAAACAGAAGCAGCGAGTTGAGGAAACTGAACTGAATCAGCAGGCTACTCGTGCGAAAAAGGAATATCACAATCAGCTGAATAATTCTGGAAAGAGCAAAACGGAACCTACCGAAGCGAAAAAAGCTACTACTAATGCCAGCACGAAAACGGAAAAAGCATCGGAAAAGGTGATTGGCCCAAAGATTTTAAAGCCGTCACCAGCACGGATGAAGCAGAATCAGTCTACACCGCGCCGTAATAATGCTCATACAAATATCAATAAAACGGTTGAAGCTCCGGAACCAGTTAAGGATAAGGAAAATCGCCGCGGCAATGGTCATGATCGCAGCCATAATTTTGGCAAGCCAGGACGCAAGGGCCAAAATCAATTTTCTAATAATGGTAATAATACCAACCATTCGGACCGGAAGGAAAGGCGAAAGCGTAAAAATAAGCGGCGTCAGGCTGAACAGCAGCCTAAGAAACAGCTTACACAGCGCAAAGAGCGGCCGTTACCAGAAACATTGGTCTATGAAGAGGGCATGAACGCTCAAGATCTGGGTAAAATTTTGCACCGTGAACCAGCAGAATTAGTTAAGAAGCTTTTTATGCTGGGAATTATGACCAATCAGAATCAATCCTTGGATAAGGACACAATTGAGCTGCTGGCCGCTGAATATGGAATTAATGCTGAAGAAAAGGTTCATGAGGATATTTCCGATATTGACAATCTCTACGACAAGCAAATGCAAGCCTCAAAGAAGTCAAAGAATCAGATTAAACGGCCGCCGGTAGTTACTATCATGGGCCACGTTGACCATGGTAAAACCACTTTGCTTGACCGTTTGCGTCATACCCACGTTTCTGCTCATGAAGCCGGAGGCATCACGCAGAAAATCGGTGCTTACCAGGTAAGAGTTGATAATCATCTAATTACTTTTCTTGATACTCCTGGACATGCCGCCTTCTCAAACATGCGTGAACGTGGCGCCGAAATAACCGATATTGTTGTTTTGGTCGTTGCTGCTGATGACGGTGTAATGCCGCAGACAATTGAGGCAATCGATCACGCTAAGAGTGCCCAGGTACCAATTATTGTGGCAATCAATAAGATTGATGCCCCAGGTGCCAATCCTAAGCACGTTACCGAGGAATTGATGAAGTATAATTTGATTCCTGAGGATTATGGCGGCGACACAATTTTTGTTAATATTTCTGCCAAAACCGGTGAAAATGTTGATGACTTATTGCAAATGATCCTTCTGCAGGCCGATGTAATGGAGCTGCAGGCCGATCCGAAACAACCGGCAATTGGTACGGTAATCGAGGCCCGGTTATCCCGCGGGCGTGGTCCGGTTACGGACCTGCTTGTTCAGCAAGGAACTCTGCATACGGGTGATCCGGTGGTTGTCGGTAACCGCTATGGCCGGGTCCGGGTAATGACCAATGATCGCGGCCGTCAAGTGGAAAAGGCCACACCATCGATGCCGGTAGAAATTACTGGTTTGAATGATGTGCCTGAGTCGGCCGACAAGCTGGTTGTCTTTGAAGATGAAAAGACGGCCAGAAGTGTTGGTGAACAAAGAGCGCAGAATGCCTTGCAAAAATCGCGTGAAAATGTGCAGCACGTTACCTTGGATAACCTGTTTGACACAATGAAACGTGAAAATATGAAGGAAGTCGGCATTGTTCTTAAGGCTGATGTCCAAGGCTCCGTTGAAGCGTTGCAGCAGTCCCTAGAAAAGATTGAAGTTGAGGGTGTTCGAGTCAACATTATTCATGCCGGTGTCGGTGCGATTAACGAATCCGATGTGACCCTTGCAGGAGCTTCTAACGCCTTTATCATCGGCTTCAATGTTCGGCCGACGGTGACTGCAAAGTCACAGGCCGAAACCGACGGCGTTGATATTCGCCTTTACAGTATTATTTACAAGGCAATTGATGATGTAAAGGCCGCAATGCAGGGAATGCTTGAACCAACTTATGAAGATACGGTAACGGGAACGTTGACCGTTCGGGAATTGTGGAAGGTATCCAAAGTCGGAACAATTGCCGGATCATTTGTTGATTCTGGGTACATCACTCGTGATTCTAGCGTGCACCTGATTCGTGATGGTGTTGTCATTTACACGGGTAAAATTGCTTCGCTTAAACGCTTCAAGGATGATGCTAAGAAGGTTAAACAGGGTTACGATTGTGGGTTAACCATTGAAGGCTATAATGATATTAAGGTTGATGATCAGCTTGAAGCCTTTGAAAAACAAGAGGTAAAACCTAAGTAA
- a CDS encoding ribosomal L7Ae/L30e/S12e/Gadd45 family protein, producing MQNRQKALNLLGLAQRAGKLISGSELVLAGLKNRQVKAVILASDAHQDTLDKISKSAYNCKIEVINAFSSEEISHAVGKKRKVLGLTDSGFYHALVKKINEGA from the coding sequence TTGCAAAATAGACAAAAAGCATTAAATTTGCTGGGTTTGGCACAGCGAGCAGGAAAGCTGATTTCCGGTAGCGAACTCGTGCTTGCTGGACTTAAGAATAGACAAGTAAAAGCAGTGATTTTGGCTAGTGATGCCCACCAGGACACACTTGATAAAATTAGCAAAAGCGCATATAACTGCAAAATTGAAGTTATTAACGCGTTTAGCTCTGAGGAAATATCCCATGCAGTTGGTAAAAAACGCAAGGTGTTAGGGCTGACGGATAGCGGTTTTTACCATGCACTGGTCAAAAAGATTAATGAAGGAGCGTGA
- the rnpM gene encoding RNase P modulator RnpM has protein sequence MKKRKIPMRKDLLTDTMQPKKELVRVVIDKEKQIAIDPTGKKAGRGAYVSLDPDKIKEAKEKKVLERSLGAKIPESFYDDLYGYVDHQKARKELFGDK, from the coding sequence TTGAAAAAAAGAAAAATTCCAATGCGGAAGGATTTATTGACCGATACAATGCAGCCCAAAAAAGAATTAGTACGGGTTGTGATTGACAAGGAGAAGCAGATTGCAATTGATCCTACCGGGAAAAAGGCTGGTCGTGGTGCCTATGTTTCATTAGATCCTGACAAGATTAAAGAAGCAAAAGAGAAGAAAGTTTTGGAACGCAGCTTGGGTGCAAAAATTCCAGAAAGTTTCTATGATGATTTGTATGGCTATGTCGACCACCAAAAGGCACGGAAAGAATTATTTGGTGATAAATAA
- the nusA gene encoding transcription termination factor NusA codes for MSNEMLEAFATLEKTKGIKQDVIVDAIKAALIAAYKKNYNQAQNVEVDFDENTGKFKVMAVKTVVDEVHDDRMEVSLKDALTINRAYEIGDEIRFEVTPKNFGRLSAQTAKQVIMQRLREAERNHIIDEYSQYEDELITGTVERRDNRFVYVKIDNVEAVMPHRDQMPNETYNPQDQIRVLVTHVGSDSKGAQITVSRTAPNMVKRLFEQEVPEIYDGTVEIVSIAREAGDRTKIAVRSTDPNIDPVGTCVGQRGARVQNVVNELGGENIDIVQYEEDPSDFIANALNPAEVIAVQFGNDDDEKSALVIVPDYQLSLAIGKKGQNVRLAARLTGYKIDIRPESEVEFVDEDKSATDKTDTETVEDAEDTDISVAEDAAEDQLDSEADEKETAESEEASADDIVEDDSEE; via the coding sequence ATGTCTAACGAAATGCTAGAAGCGTTTGCTACACTAGAGAAAACCAAGGGGATCAAGCAGGATGTCATTGTTGACGCAATTAAGGCTGCTTTGATTGCTGCATATAAAAAGAATTACAACCAGGCTCAAAATGTTGAAGTTGATTTTGATGAAAACACTGGCAAGTTCAAAGTAATGGCTGTTAAGACTGTTGTCGATGAAGTTCATGATGACCGGATGGAAGTGAGCTTGAAGGATGCGTTAACAATTAACCGTGCGTATGAAATCGGTGATGAGATTCGCTTTGAAGTTACGCCAAAGAATTTTGGCCGGCTATCAGCACAAACGGCTAAGCAGGTAATCATGCAGCGTCTGCGTGAGGCGGAACGCAATCATATTATTGATGAATATTCGCAGTATGAAGATGAATTGATTACAGGAACGGTTGAAAGGCGTGATAATCGTTTCGTTTATGTTAAAATTGATAATGTTGAAGCGGTAATGCCGCACCGTGACCAAATGCCTAACGAAACCTATAATCCCCAGGATCAGATTCGTGTGTTGGTAACGCATGTTGGTTCCGATTCAAAAGGAGCACAAATCACCGTTTCACGGACAGCGCCGAATATGGTCAAGCGTTTGTTTGAGCAGGAAGTTCCGGAAATTTATGATGGGACCGTGGAAATCGTGTCAATTGCGCGTGAGGCAGGCGATCGAACCAAAATTGCTGTTCGGTCGACCGATCCCAACATTGATCCGGTGGGAACCTGTGTCGGTCAGCGTGGTGCTCGTGTACAAAACGTTGTCAACGAATTGGGCGGTGAAAACATTGATATTGTTCAGTATGAAGAAGATCCGTCTGATTTCATTGCCAATGCTTTGAATCCTGCTGAGGTAATTGCGGTGCAGTTTGGCAACGATGATGACGAAAAGAGCGCCCTAGTTATTGTGCCTGACTATCAATTATCGTTAGCAATAGGTAAGAAAGGGCAAAATGTCCGCTTAGCAGCGCGTTTAACCGGCTATAAGATTGACATTCGGCCCGAATCGGAAGTGGAATTTGTTGATGAAGACAAATCCGCTACTGATAAAACGGATACCGAAACGGTTGAGGATGCGGAAGATACTGATATCAGCGTTGCTGAAGATGCAGCAGAGGATCAGCTTGATAGCGAAGCTGATGAAAAAGAAACGGCTGAATCTGAAGAAGCCAGTGCTGATGACATTGTAGAAGATGATTCCGAAGAATAA
- the rimP gene encoding ribosome maturation factor RimP codes for MAKITGLVLPQIKAITAGRDDELVAIEYVKEKGKNYLRIYVDRQPNGIDMDEIASLSELISEKLDTLDPDPLPDPYILEVSSPGIERPIKTESDWQKALDNYIHVGLYQKIDGKKMYEGTLKSYNDDQIELEIKIKTKRKKIIIPHKLIANIRFAVEF; via the coding sequence TTGGCGAAAATTACAGGTCTTGTTTTACCCCAGATTAAAGCAATCACTGCTGGGCGTGATGACGAATTGGTTGCGATTGAATATGTTAAGGAAAAGGGCAAAAACTATTTGCGCATATATGTGGATCGGCAGCCTAACGGGATTGATATGGATGAAATTGCTAGTTTGAGTGAGCTAATTTCAGAGAAGCTGGACACTTTAGATCCAGATCCGCTTCCTGATCCATATATCTTGGAAGTTTCTTCTCCAGGGATTGAACGGCCAATCAAAACCGAAAGTGATTGGCAGAAAGCCCTTGATAATTATATTCATGTCGGACTTTATCAAAAGATTGATGGCAAGAAAATGTATGAGGGAACATTAAAATCATACAATGATGACCAAATCGAACTGGAAATAAAGATAAAAACTAAGCGCAAGAAAATTATTATTCCACACAAATTGATTGCAAATATTCGCTTTGCAGTCGAGTTTTAG